The Ammospiza caudacuta isolate bAmmCau1 chromosome 18, bAmmCau1.pri, whole genome shotgun sequence region gaaggggctccaagagagctggagtgctggacaagggatggagtgaCAGGATAAGGGTGATGCCTTTAAGCTGAAGGAGtgcagggttagatgggatatcaggaaaaaattcttccctgtgagggtggggaggccctggctcagggtgcccagagtagctgtggctgccccatccctggaagtgtccaaggccaggctggacagggcttggagcaacctgggacagtggaaagtgtccctgcacATAGCAGGGAGTGCTGATGAGACAGAGGGAAGATAAGAATGGATGAGGATCCAGTCCCAGAAGGGATCAGGAGGGATCGCAATCCCATTGCCAACCTGTGCATCACAGGTTTGCAGCAACAGCAGTAACACCACTGAAATCCCACTGGGAATTTGTTATTGCAGCTTCTCTGTGGggccttgggctgagctgaggttccagctcaggctgtgctccctggaACTCATCTGTGCTTTGTTTCTTACAGCCAGCAGTGAAGCTGCTCTATAACAGAAGCAACAACAAATATTCCTACACCAGGTAAGTCACTTCAGCTGGAATTATTGGAAGTTTTTTATAGACTAAAATCCACTATAaaagtttcctttttcttcccccagacCCAATGACAGATTGGTGTTGGCAGGCactccatttttccccaattattTTCCAACTGGAGTCAGAAGGGAGTCTGCTGCCATCCATGGAGGGCTGAGCCTGTGCCAGAGGAGTTCCTCTAATCCTTAggtgcagctggcagaggctccTGGCCAAGTGCTGTCTGCATTCCCATGGATGGCAGTGTGGTAGTTGAACACAGAGAGCTCAGTGAGTGGTGAAATCATCAAACTGGGGGCCTTGTCCTCTTTCCCTTATTCCCTTATAAGTTTCATGACATAACAGTGCCCATCCAGGGTGCTGAGCTCAGGAATGGTTTGAAGTGAAATAataagaattaatttctttgctttgccccgtccctggaagtgtccaaggccaggttggatggggcttggagcaacctgggctagtggaaggtgcccctgtcCATGTcacagggtggcactggatgggctttaaggtccctccaacccaaaccatcctggggtTCTGTGACACAGGAATCTGGGATCTCAGAGCTGTCAGTGCTCACTGCTCCCACTCTTTCCACGCACTCTgtaaattcctgctgctgccttcattCCCACAGCAACTCTGATGACAACATGCTGAAGAACATTGAGCTCTTTGACAAGCTGTCCCTGAGGTTCAACGGGAGGGTGCTCTTCATCAAGGATGTCATTGGGGATGAGATCTGCTGCTGGTCCTTCTACGGGCAGGGCCGCAAGATCGCCGAGGTCTGCTGCACCTCCATTGTCTATGCCACTGAGAAGAAGCAGACCAAGGTACAGGAAACTGGGACAGTGACAGCTGAACAGGCTGGCACTTTGTCATTGCTCAGCACCTCTGGAGGGTAATCAGTGCATTGAGAGTGGGCTAGGAGCTGGGCTCATACTGggggtgcagcaggagctgcctgcactgGGCAGTTGGGATATTCCATATAAGCCCTATGGTATTCCTTAACACATGTGGTATCCATATAAGTTGTGGTATCCATAATGTTCAGTCCAGCTCTATCTTCAGACAAACCTGTGCATTTAACTACATTTGGGTTTGGGAGTTGCAAGTAGATGATCTAGGGATGGGACTAAATgatccctcccaacccaaaccattccctggCTCTACACCCCCATGTAAGGAGGGATCCATCAATTGCACACCTTCCCTGCAttcttccctttcccaggaGGGATCTGCCTGGTTCTGGTAAAAACCCAACTTGTTGTTGGACTCAAAAGCTGGAAACAAAAAATGGAATAGAAAGGATTGTGCCTGAAAGGATTTCTGTCTCTGGGGTGCAGTTAGGGAACAGCAACACCGAGTGTCAGGAACCCACACCGAGGTAACCTGTCCCCTGCAGTCAGTGacctcctcttccctccctgccaggtgGAGTTCCCAGAAGCCAGAATTTACGAGGAGACCCTGAACATTCTTCTGTACGAGTCCCAGGACGGGAGGGGGCCGGACAATGCCCTCCTGGAGGCCAcgggaggggctgcagggcgcTCCCACCACctggaggaggacgaggagcGGGAGCGCATCGAGCGCGTGCGGAGGATCCACATCAAGCGCCCCGACGACAGGGCCCACCTGCACCAGTGAGCCAGCCCGGGGACCCCCTCGgctctggggaaggggctgccctgcagcaggaccaggCAGTGCAACTCCTGTCCAGCACAGTCTGTAAATTGGGATTTGTAACAAACTCTAGGTTATTTGGGGTATTTAAATGCGGTAGTTGTAGGGCGAGGATCCATGAGGTTACTGGGCAGCCTGGAAGGGCCTGTTGAGCAGCTGGAGAAATGCCCAGAATTTTTAGCACTCTTGTCGTTGCTGTTTTgtgctggagaggaggaggactGGCTTGCTGTGACTTTTGGTAATGATCCTGcactttaaaagcaaaacaacaaacaaaaggTCAGCCAGCcaccctccttccctccaggcACTCCCTGAccctcctgggctgggggaaaggcagggacctggacccagggctgctgcagagactCCCCAGAGAACAAATGGCACAGGCTGATGAGATTCCTGGAGTCTGGGGGCAGAGGGATCcctcagagcaggggctgctccctcaggttcCCCACAGCTCTCAGGATCTGCTCCTCCAAGGGTTCAGTGGAgtttctgcagcactgagctggggACACCCATCCCTGTTTTATCCCTGCAGTTCAAGGTTAAAATTCCTCCCAAAGGAGGAGAATCAGGAGCAAACTGTCCACGGTTGCTTTCCCTAGGAGTGGTGTTGGTACTGGTCAGTGCTTAGAGCTTCTGCCTGAGCCTGGATCTCAGCTGGGGGTTGgtttccagcagctcccaggtaCCAGGAGTCACAGCAGGTTCAATCCCCCCtgttttgggggtgctggtgggggGCATCAGCCCTGGTTCCCTTCTGGAGCTGATCCAGGagcattttcctgctctgagtGAGGGGAACAGAAGCAGGCAGTGGCCCAGAGGCAGATATTCCCTGTTTGACTTTACCCTGAGGCTGTTCCAAACCCTCCCAGCCATGGCAGCTGTGTGTGGAAGGGCAGAGCATGGAGAAGGCCACTGCACTGGTGGTTTTCTACGagtgcttttctctttcaatgAATATTTTATCTACCTCCTTGTCTCCTGTTGCCTGTTGTGGAGTCAAGTGACAGCAGTGGTGGGAGGTGGGCTGTCATTCCatggggctgagcagagccacagctgtgacagTTCAGGTCACCAGTCCTAGGAGGGAGAGAAACCTGAGGTAGGAAGTGTTAAActtgcactgcagcagcacccgTGGGTGACACCAGAGCACTCTGCCCTGGGCTAGAGTTTCTTTTGACCCTTTCTCTGCAATATTTAGCACTGGCTTTAACAGCCAcactcctggagcagcagcatctctgtgttCCTGCTCCAAGGATCCGTGCTcctggctcagggctgctgaggaCATGGGAACAGTGTGACACCaaaggtgctgcagcagcaccagccacGTTCTTCTGTTCCACAGAGCTCGGTGGTAGAGGCTGAAACACACCAGGAAGTGGCTGTACAGTTTTGGATCATCAAGTAAAGCTCAAAGATTTCCAATTTAATCTGAGGCCATCTTTCTAGGAACCAAAGACTTCTCCACattgcaggcagctgctggctgtggcaggTGGGGTGTTATACCtgtctcctctcctctttctcctgcagctgctgattGTTCACTGAGAGCTCCACAGTCTCCTGGGGGTTCAGCAGCTTCAGCTCTGTCCTGACACCTCAGGGCTTCCAGTTTGAGTTGTACCTAAACCTGTTGGCAGCACCCTCTAGggctggagcagtgcagagGGGGAAGGAGCCAGTGCCTCTCCTCTCGGGGCTGGGATGAGCTGAGGGTGAGGCAGGGAAGTCCTGGGCTGCTGTTTCTCCAGCACTGTGTACTTTGGCACTTACTGGTGATTCCTGGGCTGTCACTGGGCTTCTcagcatctgcagcagcccttggGGGTGGAGGCTGTGTCCCACAGAGGGgaccagggacagccccagtcCTGCAGCAAACCCTGCTCactccagctgggagctgctctccactcatccctggctgtgctgaccTGCAGACCCCAGACCAAATCCAGTcctgtggggcagagcagcctcagccccaggaGTGGCACCAGTACCAAGCACCTGACAGGTCACAGCTACGTGATTAACTTCTCTGTAAATAGATCCTTAACTGGCTTCAGGCTTTTCCCTTTCAGGATATGCAAACTAAGTTCTTAAAAACCAGGGGAGGGCTGTTTTTAATCTTTGTACAGTGCTTTGTAGAGCTGTTGGTTTAGCAAAGTCACTCCAGGAGAGTTAAAGTTTCCATTTCGATTTTGTTGCTGCGTTTGTGGGCAGACTCTGTCTGAGCTCACTCCTGAGCTCACCCTCGGGGTGTGGAGTGGTGCAGCCAAGCTGTGCTGTCCTGGGGCCTGTCCTGTGCTGTCCTGGGGcctgtcctttccctgctgtccctgtccttgctctGGCCACACCCTGGTCATGCCCTTGCACAGATGCTCTCAGCCCTGAGCCTCGTTACTCTAAGTGGTTTTACTCTGAGCTCTCAGGTGCacctggggctcagggcaggtgTCCTGGGCACAAGAGCAGCTCTTCAGATtatccttccctgcctcccagtgccagggagagcagagctggctgcttccatcccccagcaccagcagtgccagcacagcccagggcagctgagcAAAGTCCCCCTGGGGAAGGGATtttgtcccctcccagctcctgtcaTGGGTGGGGCTGCacaaggaggggacagggaccagccctggtgtccccttGCCACCTCTCTCCCTGTAGCACTTCCCCAGGGCAGGTTTGGAtcccctgagcagcccctgggcaagGCTCCAAGCTCCCATCCTACCCTAGAGCAAAGCATAGGTAGAACCTTTCCGTCTAAATGGAATTGTTTCATGGACAACAGCAAATTCCTGTTCTGTACAATCATTCCCACCTGTCTAGACTTCTGCACAGAACAAGCTTCAGCTGGATTTCAGTGTATGGTTGATGTTTGCAATAtgtacttttgtttttttttttttttttaatataacaCAATAAATTAGAAGATATTTCATATTTACATGCGTGTCACTTTATTACTTGCTGGGGGCTCAATATCCTCATGGGCTGTGTGGctggaggaatttttgggatgaaATATCAGATCTCCATCCTCATTAATGTCAGTTTGACCTCCCAGCCCTCCTTGTGGGAGAGGCTCAGCTGTTGGGATTCTCTCTGCCTTGGGAAAAGTTGGTTTTAGACCTGGGTTAATACtgctctgcatttcctgcagtgctcctgaGTAGTGAGTCAAAGCACAGCTAGAAAAGCCTTTTGGCTTCTGTCCTAATCCTTCCTGACCTCTCAGAGATGGAAATTTTGCCTTGGAACTTTGGGGATAAATGTCCCTGTGACCACGTAACGAGCGTCTCCTGCTGGGAACGTTACAGCAACGTCAGGGATTTTATTTATCTATACTTGAATAGTTTTAAGCTATAAAAAAAAGAGCCTAAAAGATGCAAACAAACTCTCAAATCATAGCAGCCCTGTGGCATCAGAGATTCCAGGGGAGATGTGAGGGCTGGTCTCATCCTGCAGGCTCCTTTCTGTCCCCAGCCAAGGGAACAGGAACTGGTTCTCATCAAGACCTTTTTGGGGTTGACACCtgggaggagaagaggaaggaacCATTAAATCAGGAATTCTCAAGGTGCCTGGGAAGAGAGGTGGTGGTGGAGTTTCCATTTGCCCAGTGGTACATAAAGGCAATTCCCTTTGTCTGCAGGATGGAGAATTCCACTTGGAATTCTCCCTTGGAGCTGTCAGCTCCTCAGAGGACCTGCTTGGGTGACAAGAAGTGCCTTCCCTCCATCTCCCAACCCATTTCAGGCATAAATTGGTTGAGGGAGGTTGAAAACACCCCATGAGGTCTCATTTTGCTGGTGCACATTGAGTTTGGGTCAGACTAAATTCTCTGAGTGCCCACACCAGGAACCAGCCTTGCTGCCCCCATCCCTGGGCCAATTCCTGCACaattcctggagctgcagctcccagccctgtcatGGATCACCTCCTGCAGGTGACACTGACGGGGTGGTCACCTCCCCAGGGCCAATTCCTGCACaacccctggagctgcagctcccagccccgtCTTGGATCACCTCCTGCAGGTGACACTGACGGGGTGGTCACCTCCTGCTTTGGGAGGGGTCTCAGTCCCTCCTGCACTCCCAGGaaggaggggctgtgctctctgcaggTGCAGATCCAAAGGAGGAAGCACCAGGTGCctccctgagcccagctgagTCCTTACCACTGTCAGCTGTCCAGTTTTGTCCTTGAAGACCTGAGGCTCTGGCCCCACGGTGAACACCATGGTCCCCTCCTTGCCGGAGCCCACGCGGAACCGGAGGCTGGAAGCACAGGAGGGCCCTTGTCACAAacatatttaatgaaaaatcctttccttaggatttttttctcctgagaggcctcagaaacgaaacgtaaataataattatctgctgctgtgaaatgcaacaggtgaatgtgtgattggtctcatgtggttgtttttaattaatggccaatcacagtccagctgtctcagacgGTCTGATCAGTCataagattttattatcattccattccttttctattgctttgctagccttctgatgaaatcctttctctattcttttagtatagttttaatatatcattttaatataatatatataataaaataataaatcagccttctgaaacatggaggcgagattctcatctcttccctcatcctgggacccctgtgaacaccaccacagcccCTGGAGAGCTCTCCCCACAAGAGGCTTTACTCCAAACCCCCTTTATTTCTGTTCCCTGGGCAAATCTCGTTAGAGGAGCAGATCAGAGCCTCCAGCTTAGGTGAATTTCCTAAACAATTGCATTATCCCAGCGAGCCCAAGGGGTTGATGAATGGAACAAGGCTGCCCAGCTCAGGCTTTTGAGTGTTCTTGGTGCAATTAAGCACTGGAAGCTAAGCAGATCTGACCTGGAGGAAAGCACTGAGCACACCAAATCTAATTAGAGCTGAAATGCAAAGGCCAGGCTGAAAAGCTGGAGCAGAAGTGCAGGTTTCACCTGCCAGCTCCAATTCCCAGAGAGGCTGGAGACATGGGCTGCATCCACCTGCCAGGAGCTCGGGGCTGCCACTGGGAGGAGGAATCACATTTTGGGCCTCCTCTGTCCTTGTGGGAGAGGGAAGATTTGTCCTGATGTGACCCACAGCTTCCCAGCTGGCTTTCCTGAGGCTAATGGGATCCCCTGTGGAACCACTAAAGCCACGACCTCACGCCCAGGTCACatcagaaaactaaaaaaaaaaagtgggtttaaaataaaatcacctAGAAATAGGTTGGGTTTAGGCAGGTGGGGCATGGGCAGctgtcagagcagagcagcatcccTAGCAAGGTACAAGGACTCATTGGAAtgatttttaatacattttctcTCAGTGCATCCCATTTCATCTCCCTGTGCCTCTGAAAGTCACAaaaacagagatgctgctgcccCAGACCTGCCCAGCTTTGGGCACTGTCTGCTGGGGTGATTCAACAGTCTTGACCTAGTCCAGGCctaaaaattgaataaaaatattttattcccaTAAAATTGAACCTGCCCAGTGCTACCCACCCACCTTCCTGCCCTCCTTACCTTCCCTTCACCACTTTAACCACGCTTTGCTTGTTGGCCAATATGCAGAGCTTGGTCACTGTCTCAAAGATGTGCTCACACTGCAGGATCACATCTccctggaaacaaaaaaaagagggatAAAGTCACCTGGCATCACCCCAGCACCTGATGGTGCAGAGAAACTCCTTTGGGATGACTACCAGGCAGAAGTGACCAATTCAAACACCCACTCCAGGGattatttaggatttttttggtctaaaacaaggcagaaatgtgtccagagaaggggaTGGAGAATCAGCCACACCAGGAAgggctgagggaactgggggggctcagcctggagaaaaggaggctcagggggggaTCTTCTCATTCTCCACCACTCCCTGGCAGGTTGGGATTCCAAGTGAAAGTTTTAATGTTGAGACAGCAAGGATGTAAAGGCCTGGCTGATTACACACTGAATAAACACCAGGAATTGTGTCATTCCAGGAGTTTATAGGATGGTATTGGAGGCATCAGCCCCTCACTTGAACCACCATCCCCATTTCCTACCTTCTTGTCCTCAGGAACATGAATGACCACGATCCCATCACTCAGGTTACTGGTGGAGATCCCTTCAAAAGAAG contains the following coding sequences:
- the KCTD10 gene encoding BTB/POZ domain-containing adapter for CUL3-mediated RhoA degradation protein 3 isoform X2 is translated as MSGESVVSSAVPAATTRTTSFKGSSPSSKYVKLNVGGALYYTTMQTLTKQDTMLKAMFSGRMEVLTDSEGWILIDRCGKHFGTILNYLRDGAVPLPESRREIEELLAEAKYYLVQGLVDECQAALQNKDTYEPFCKVPVITSSKEEQKLIATSNKPAVKLLYNRSNNKYSYTSNSDDNMLKNIELFDKLSLRFNGRVLFIKDVIGDEICCWSFYGQGRKIAEVCCTSIVYATEKKQTKVEFPEARIYEETLNILLYESQDGRGPDNALLEATGGAAGRSHHLEEDEERERIERVRRIHIKRPDDRAHLHQ